In Glycine max cultivar Williams 82 chromosome 4, Glycine_max_v4.0, whole genome shotgun sequence, the genomic stretch CTTCCTGTTTCAATTTCAGATGCACACTATTTATACAATGTAGTAGGAGACATTGAAATCAGAAAAGGAGATGGGATGCAGTTGGATCAACTTATTCAGGATACATCTTTGTCCAGTGGTTCTAATTATCGTATACAGCCTTTGGACCTCAATATTCTAAAGGAGGCTTTTCAACTCAAGGAAACTGTTCCCATTGATTTGCCTGCTGTAAGAAATCATCGTCTTTGAATTTGATAATGCTTCTTCTGTTGCTTCATTGCTGTTCACTAAATTAATAGACATGTTatccttattttcaaatttcaaaatcaatatAGTCAATCTTTTCCTTATTAGAATTGATTGCATATATGCTTATCCTTGTATTTTTCCCTGATAGGCCGAGAAGGGGATTCTGACTGTTGCAGGAAAATCAAAAGGTGAATCTAAAGATGAGGAGAAGAAGCATAAAAAACACAAAGACAGGGACAAAGATAAGGACAAGGAGCATAAGAAGCACAAGCATCGTCAAAAAGATCGAAGCAAAGAcaaggaaaaggagaaaaagaaagacaaaaacaGGCATCGTGATTCTAGTGCTGATCCTTCAAAGAAACACAATGAGAAGGTTGGTAAATTTTAGACTGATGCATTTGCTTTGTTCACGTGAAAAATCAGTGTTCTAAAAGTCCTGTCATGTTGTGATTTAATTCAATAGTTTTGCTTCATCAGCAACTCCtgaaattttcatttgtattgtGCTGATGATGCTGTTAACTGTTTATTGCTTGTGACTTAGGTTCCAATAAAAAGTATCTGTTGCATATGATGTCAGCATTTTCAAAAGGATTTGTTTCACATACTATTCAAAAATGTCTCAGAAATGTACTTCTATATTTAAACCATTTTACTCAATATGGTTACAGAAAAGGAAGCATGATGGAGATGATGATCTTAATGTTG encodes the following:
- the LOC100801318 gene encoding mediator of RNA polymerase II transcription subunit 19a-like isoform X6: MDPDSKKFGGDAHYLYNVVGDIEIRKGDGMQLDQLIQDTSLSSGSNYRIQPLDLNILKEAFQLKETVPIDLPAAEKGILTVAGKSKGESKDEEKKHKKHKDRDKDKDKEHKKHKHRQKDRSKDKEKEKKKDKNRHRDSSADPSKKHNEKKRKHDGDDDLNVVHKHKKSKVIKGEALSPDKFSIFHSHLFLLYKLSAVYCFS
- the LOC100801318 gene encoding mediator of RNA polymerase II transcription subunit 19a-like isoform X1; this encodes MDPDSKKFGGGPRELTGSVDLLNHFKLLPHFEFFCKRPLPVSISDAHYLYNVVGDIEIRKGDGMQLDQLIQDTSLSSGSNYRIQPLDLNILKEAFQLKETVPIDLPAAEKGILTVAGKSKGESKDEEKKHKKHKDRDKDKDKEHKKHKHRQKDRSKDKEKEKKKDKNRHRDSSADPSKKHNEKKRKHDGDDDLNVVHKHKKSKVIKGEALSPDKFSIFHSHLFLLYKLSAVYCFS
- the LOC100801318 gene encoding mediator of RNA polymerase II transcription subunit 19a-like isoform X5, which gives rise to MDPDSKKFGGGPRELTGSVDLLNHFKLLPHFEFFCKRPLPVSISDAHYLYNVVGDIEIRKGDGMQLDQLIQDTSLSSGSNYRIQPLDLNILKEAFQLKETVPIDLPAAEKGILTVAGKSKGESKDEEKKHKKHKDRDKDKDKEHKKHKHRQKDRSKDKEKEKKKDKNRHRDSSADPSKKHNEKKRKHDGDDDLNVVHKHKKSKSS
- the LOC100801318 gene encoding mediator of RNA polymerase II transcription subunit 19a-like isoform X3, with amino-acid sequence MDPDSKKFGGGPRELTGSVDLLNHFKLLPHFEFFCKRPLPVSISDAHYLYNVVGDIEIRKGDGMQLDQLIQDTSLSSGSNYRIQPLDLNILKEAFQLKETVPIDLPAAEKGILTVAGKSKGESKDEEKKHKKHKDRDKDKDKEHKKHKHRQKDRSKDKEKEKKKDKNRHRDSSADPSKKHNEKKRKHDGDDDLNVVHKHKKSKHKSSKIDELGAIKVAS
- the LOC100801318 gene encoding Mediator of RNA polymerase II transcription subunit 19a-like; the protein is MDPDSKKFGGGPRELTGSVDLLNHFKLLPHFEFFCKRPLPVSISDAHYLYNVVGDIEIRKGDGMQLDQLIQDTSLSSGSNYRIQPLDLNILKEAFQLKETVPIDLPAAEKGILTVAGKSKGESKDEEKKHKKHKDRDKDKDKEHKKHKHRQKDRSKDKEKEKKKDKNRHRDSSADPSKKHNEKKRKHDGDDDLNVVHKHKKSKVLISVNCIMELETHKRQ
- the LOC100801318 gene encoding mediator of RNA polymerase II transcription subunit 19a-like isoform X4; protein product: MDPDSKKFGGGPRELTDAHYLYNVVGDIEIRKGDGMQLDQLIQDTSLSSGSNYRIQPLDLNILKEAFQLKETVPIDLPAAEKGILTVAGKSKGESKDEEKKHKKHKDRDKDKDKEHKKHKHRQKDRSKDKEKEKKKDKNRHRDSSADPSKKHNEKKRKHDGDDDLNVVHKHKKSKVIKGEALSPDKFSIFHSHLFLLYKLSAVYCFS